The following coding sequences lie in one Peromyscus maniculatus bairdii isolate BWxNUB_F1_BW_parent chromosome 3, HU_Pman_BW_mat_3.1, whole genome shotgun sequence genomic window:
- the Cd36 gene encoding platelet glycoprotein 4 yields MGCDRNCGLIAGAVIGAVLAVFGGILMPVGDMLIEKTIKKEVVLEEGTIAFKNWVKTGTNVYRQFWIFDVQNPDEVALNSSKIKVKQRGPYTYRVRYLAKENITQDPEDHTVSFVQPNGAIFEPSLSVGTENDTFTVLNLAVAAAPHIYTNSFVQSVLNSLIKKSKSSMFQRRTLKELLWGYKDPFLSLVPYPISTTVGVFYPYNNTVDGVYKVFNGKDNISNVAIIESYKGKRNLSYWPSYCDMINGTDAASFPPFVEKSRILRFFSSDICRSIYAVFGSDVDLKGIPVYRFVLPAKAFASPLQNPDNHCFCTEKIISNNCTSYGVLDIGKCKEGKPVYISLPHFLHASPDVSEPIEGLNPNEEEHRTYLDVEPITGFTLQFAKRLQVNILVKPAKKIEALKHLKRNYIVPILWLNETGTIGDEKAEMFRSQVTGKIKLLGLVEMVLLGLGVVMFVAFMISYCACRSKNGK; encoded by the exons ATGGGCTGTGATCGGAACTGTGGGCTCATCGCTGGAGCTGTCATTGGTGCAGTCTTGGCTGTGTTTGGGGGTATTCTCATGCCCGTTGGAGACATGCTTATTGAGAAGACAATCAAAAAG GAAGTTGTCCTTGAAGAAGGAACAATTGCTTTCAAAAACTGGGTTAAAACAGGCACCAATGTGTACAGACAGTTTTGGATCTTTGATGTACAAAACCCAGATGAAGTGGCActgaacagtagcaaaatcaaaGTTAAACAGAGAGGTCCTTACACATACAG AGTTCGTTATCTAGCCAAGGAGAATATAACCCAGGACCCTGAGGACCACACCGTCTCTTTTGTACAGCCCAATGGAGCAATCTTTGAGCCTTCACTGTCTGTTGGAACCGAGAATGACACCTTCACAGTTCTCAATCTGGCTGTGGCA gctgcaccacatatatacacaaactcaTTTGTTCAATCTGTGCTCAATTCGCTTATCAAAAAGTCCAAGTCTTCTATGTTCCAAAGAAGAACTTTGAAAGAACTGTTGTGGGGTTACAAGGATCCATTTTTGAGTTTGGTCCCATATCCTATTTCTACCACAGTTGGTGTGTTTTATCCT tacAATAATACTGTAGATGGAGTTTATAAAGTTTTCAATGGAAAGGATAACATAAGCAATGTTGCCATAATTGAATCCTATAAAGGAAAAAG GAATTTGTCCTACTGGCCAAGTTATTGCGACATGATTAATGGCACAG ATGCAGCCTCTTTCCCACCTTTTGTTGAGAAGTCTCGGATACTGAGGTTCTTTTCCTCTGACATTTGCAG GTCCATCTACGCTGTGTTTGGATCTGATGTTGACCTTAAAGGAATCCCCGTGTACAGATTTGTTCTTCCAGCCAAGGCCTTTGCATCACCACTGCAGAATCCAGACAACCACTGTTTCTGCACTGAAAAAATCATCTCAAACAATTGTACATCATATGGTGTGCTAGACATCGGCAAATGCAAAGAAG GAAAGCCTGTGTACATTTCCCTTCCACATTTCCTACATGCAAGTCCCGATGTGTCAGAACCTATTGAAGGCTTAAACCCAAATGAGGAAGAACATAGGACATACTTGGATGTGGAGCCT ATAACTGGATTCACTCTACAATTTGCAAAACGACTGCAGGTCAACATACTGGTCAAGCCAGCCAAAAAAATCGA aGCATTAAAGCATCTGAAGAGAAATTATATTGTACCTATACTTTGGCTTAATGAG ACTGGAACTATTGGCgatgagaaagcagaaatgttCAGAAGTCAAGTGACTGGAAAAATAAAGCTTCTTGGCCTGGTAGAAATGGTCTTGCTGGGGCTAGGAGTGGTGATGTTTGTTGCTTTTATGATTTCATACTGTGCTTGCAGATCCAAGAATGGAAAATAA